From a single Vibrio tubiashii genomic region:
- a CDS encoding YacL family protein, whose protein sequence is MEFEFIRNTLMGEYYVKSSMGHEIVARWLQEEIGKDWQKIDRVDELIRAARSNPQQEHSLEGTEISLMIQGDEVTVQENVLTHGQEMDAESEFDFYDSESTANCGVEDFEDLIEQWKTFLTTK, encoded by the coding sequence TTTATTAGAAACACTTTAATGGGCGAATACTATGTGAAGTCCAGTATGGGGCACGAAATTGTTGCACGCTGGCTGCAGGAAGAAATTGGTAAAGATTGGCAGAAAATTGATCGCGTTGATGAGTTAATTCGCGCAGCACGATCTAATCCTCAGCAAGAGCATAGTTTAGAAGGCACTGAAATTTCCCTGATGATTCAAGGTGATGAAGTCACGGTTCAAGAGAATGTTCTTACTCATGGTCAAGAGATGGACGCAGAAAGCGAGTTTGATTTTTATGACAGTGAAAGTACAGCGAACTGCGGGGTAGAAGACTTTGAAGATCTTATTGAACAATGGAAAACCTTCCTGACGACCAAGTAA
- the glnK gene encoding P-II family nitrogen regulator codes for MKLINAIIKPFKLDDVREALADVGIEGMTVSEVKGFGRQKGHTELYRGAEYQVDFLPKVKLEIATQAENVDRVIEAVSKAAHTGKIGDGKIFVYDLSQAVRIRTGEMDAEAL; via the coding sequence ATGAAACTTATAAATGCGATTATCAAACCGTTCAAATTAGACGATGTTCGTGAGGCCCTAGCCGATGTTGGTATTGAAGGGATGACAGTATCAGAGGTTAAGGGTTTTGGCCGTCAGAAAGGTCACACCGAGCTATACCGTGGTGCCGAGTACCAAGTCGACTTTCTACCTAAGGTGAAACTTGAAATAGCGACTCAGGCAGAAAACGTTGACCGTGTGATTGAGGCGGTATCAAAAGCAGCCCACACAGGAAAAATCGGTGACGGAAAAATTTTCGTTTATGACCTCAGCCAAGCGGTGCGTATCCGTACCGGTGAAATGGACGCTGAAGCGCTTTAA
- a CDS encoding ammonium transporter: MELTTTVTELRYALDTFFFLISGALVMWMAAGFAMLEAGLVRSKNTTEILTKNICLYAIACTMYLIVGYNIMYVDNGEGGWLPSFGALIGTQGEGADHSLESDFFFQVVFVATAMSVVSGAVAERMKLWSFLIFSAVLTAFIYPMEGYWTWGGGFLSEAGFSDFAGSGIVHMAGAAAALAGVLLLGARKGKYGKNGEIYPIPGSNMPLATLGTFILWFGWFGFNGGSQLMVSDFENATAVGQIFLNTNAAAAAGAIAALLVCKTTWGKADLTMILNGALAGLVAITADPLSPSPLYAVAIGAVSGALVVFSIIGLDKLKIDDPVGAISVHGVCGFFGLMVVPLSNGDATFGAQLLGAAVIFAWVFGASLVVWAVLKATIGIRVSEDEEMEGMDMHDCGVGAYPEFVTVK; encoded by the coding sequence ATGGAATTAACAACAACAGTAACAGAATTACGTTACGCACTAGACACCTTTTTCTTCCTCATTTCGGGTGCGTTGGTAATGTGGATGGCAGCAGGTTTTGCTATGTTAGAAGCGGGTCTGGTTCGCTCAAAGAACACTACTGAAATTCTAACTAAAAACATCTGCTTATACGCGATCGCTTGTACTATGTACCTGATCGTTGGGTACAACATCATGTATGTTGATAATGGTGAAGGCGGTTGGCTACCATCATTTGGTGCGCTGATTGGTACTCAAGGCGAAGGAGCTGATCACTCGCTAGAGTCAGACTTCTTCTTCCAGGTCGTGTTTGTCGCAACAGCTATGTCAGTTGTGTCAGGTGCCGTTGCTGAACGTATGAAGTTATGGTCTTTCCTTATCTTCTCAGCGGTACTGACAGCGTTTATCTACCCAATGGAAGGTTACTGGACTTGGGGCGGTGGTTTCCTATCAGAGGCGGGCTTTAGTGACTTTGCAGGCTCAGGTATCGTTCATATGGCAGGTGCAGCCGCAGCTCTAGCAGGTGTTCTACTTCTAGGTGCTCGTAAAGGCAAATATGGTAAGAACGGTGAAATCTACCCAATTCCAGGCTCAAACATGCCTCTAGCAACGCTTGGTACTTTTATCCTATGGTTCGGTTGGTTCGGCTTCAACGGTGGTTCTCAGTTAATGGTCTCTGATTTTGAGAATGCAACCGCAGTGGGTCAAATCTTCCTTAACACCAACGCAGCAGCAGCAGCAGGTGCCATTGCAGCACTACTTGTCTGTAAAACAACTTGGGGTAAGGCTGACCTTACTATGATTCTTAACGGCGCATTGGCAGGTCTTGTCGCTATCACAGCAGACCCGCTATCACCTTCACCACTTTACGCGGTAGCAATTGGTGCAGTATCTGGCGCACTAGTGGTATTTAGCATTATCGGTCTAGACAAGCTTAAGATTGACGATCCTGTTGGTGCTATCTCAGTACACGGTGTATGTGGTTTCTTCGGTCTGATGGTTGTGCCGCTAAGCAATGGTGATGCAACATTTGGTGCACAGTTACTTGGTGCTGCCGTTATCTTTGCTTGGGTATTTGGTGCAAGTCTAGTGGTATGGGCCGTGCTTAAAGCAACAATCGGTATCCGAGTTTCTGAAGACGAAGAGATGGAAGGTATGGACATGCATGACTGCGGTGTTGGTGCTTACCCAGAGTTCGTAACTGTGAAGTAA
- a CDS encoding Fe(3+) ABC transporter substrate-binding protein has product MKKLLTLSALACATIAPTAAIAAEEVNVYSYRQPFLVEPMFNEFTKETGIKVNVKFAKKGLAEKLAQEGEYSPADVILTVDISRLSELTKKNLVQAVESEVLEKNIPAQYQDSNNEWFALTTRTRSVYSSRDRVGRLGEDFTYADLAKPEFKGKICTRSGKHPYNVSLVSAMIAHEGEAATKEWLEGVKANLARKPQGNDRAQVKAIKEGLCDVSLGNSYYLGKMVNDAEQKAWADAVYINFPNQKSTGTHVNISGMAMAKHSPNKENAVKLMEFLAGDKAQSMYAEVNYEYPVKDGVKRSELVASWGDFKPDTISLDDIASHHEDAIKLLDEVKFDL; this is encoded by the coding sequence ATGAAAAAACTGCTGACTCTTTCTGCACTAGCTTGCGCGACAATCGCACCTACAGCGGCAATCGCTGCAGAAGAAGTGAACGTATACTCTTACCGTCAACCTTTCCTAGTTGAGCCAATGTTCAACGAGTTCACTAAAGAGACAGGTATTAAAGTAAACGTTAAGTTTGCTAAGAAAGGTCTAGCAGAGAAGCTAGCTCAAGAAGGTGAATACAGCCCAGCGGACGTGATTCTAACTGTAGACATCAGCCGCCTATCTGAGCTGACTAAGAAAAACCTTGTTCAAGCTGTTGAGAGCGAAGTTCTAGAGAAAAATATTCCTGCACAGTACCAAGACTCTAACAACGAGTGGTTTGCACTAACAACGCGTACTCGTAGCGTTTACTCTTCACGTGACCGTGTTGGTCGTCTAGGCGAAGACTTCACTTACGCTGATCTAGCTAAGCCTGAATTCAAAGGCAAAATCTGTACTCGTAGCGGTAAGCACCCTTACAACGTATCTCTAGTTTCTGCAATGATTGCTCACGAAGGCGAAGCAGCGACTAAAGAGTGGTTAGAAGGCGTTAAAGCTAACCTAGCACGTAAGCCACAAGGTAACGACCGTGCTCAAGTTAAAGCAATCAAAGAAGGTCTATGTGACGTTTCTCTTGGTAACAGCTACTACCTAGGTAAGATGGTTAACGATGCAGAGCAAAAAGCTTGGGCTGATGCAGTTTACATCAACTTCCCTAACCAGAAGTCAACAGGTACTCACGTAAACATCTCTGGTATGGCGATGGCTAAGCACTCTCCAAACAAAGAGAATGCAGTGAAGCTTATGGAGTTCCTAGCGGGCGATAAAGCACAAAGCATGTACGCAGAAGTGAACTACGAATACCCAGTAAAAGATGGCGTTAAGCGTTCTGAACTGGTTGCGTCTTGGGGTGATTTCAAGCCAGATACAATTTCTCTAGATGACATCGCAAGCCACCATGAAGATGCGATCAAGCTACTAGACGAAGTTAAATTCGACCTATAA